A genome region from Geobacter pickeringii includes the following:
- a CDS encoding HAMP domain-containing protein, translated as MFKSFAAKAIVPPALAVTGFVIVCCILLYSVIKTDMLNDAIQHETNLADTIIKSTRYAMHEDDREMLRNIIGNIGQQKGVEQVRIFNKKGVVAFSANHAEVNTTVDKKAPGCIACHEGPVAATSMGRMEQARRFIAPRGTSVIAITAPIYNEPECFTAPCHVHTAGQKVLGILDIGLSEEPLQRTLATLRMRMTVFCLMVLALAVGGVSALLQRNVLMPIRELWDFVSRTRRGETGLTAPVYRDEIGELARSFQEMAERLNTSRDDRARRSPPPPEP; from the coding sequence ATGTTCAAGAGCTTCGCCGCCAAGGCCATCGTCCCCCCCGCCCTCGCCGTCACCGGCTTCGTCATCGTCTGCTGCATCCTCCTCTACTCGGTCATCAAGACCGACATGCTCAACGACGCCATCCAGCACGAAACGAACCTGGCCGACACCATCATCAAGTCGACCCGCTACGCCATGCACGAGGACGACCGGGAGATGCTGCGCAACATCATCGGCAACATCGGCCAGCAGAAGGGGGTGGAGCAGGTCCGGATCTTCAACAAGAAAGGAGTGGTCGCCTTCTCGGCCAACCATGCGGAGGTGAACACCACCGTCGACAAGAAGGCCCCCGGCTGCATCGCCTGCCACGAGGGGCCCGTGGCAGCGACGAGCATGGGACGGATGGAGCAGGCCCGCCGCTTCATCGCCCCCCGGGGGACGAGCGTCATCGCCATCACCGCCCCCATCTACAACGAACCCGAATGCTTCACCGCCCCCTGCCACGTCCATACCGCCGGCCAGAAGGTGCTCGGCATCCTTGACATCGGCCTTTCGGAAGAGCCGCTCCAGCGGACTCTCGCCACCCTCAGGATGAGGATGACCGTCTTCTGCCTGATGGTGCTGGCCCTGGCGGTGGGAGGAGTCTCGGCCCTGCTGCAGCGCAACGTCCTCATGCCCATCCGGGAGCTGTGGGACTTCGTCTCCCGGACCAGGCGCGGCGAAACGGGCCTTACGGCACCGGTCTACCGGGACGAGATCGGAGAGCTGGCCCGATCGTTCCAGGAGATGGCGGAGCGGCTCAATACGTCCCGCGACGACCGGGCACGGCGTTCCCCTCCCCCGCCGGAGCCGTGA
- the thiS gene encoding sulfur carrier protein ThiS encodes MEIIINGEAKTITPMSVTELLALLDIDPRRVAVELNLDILPKGDYQTTQLSGGDRLEIVHFVGGG; translated from the coding sequence ATGGAAATCATCATAAACGGAGAGGCGAAGACCATCACCCCCATGTCGGTCACGGAGCTTCTTGCCCTTCTCGACATCGATCCCCGCCGGGTGGCGGTGGAGCTCAACCTCGACATCCTCCCCAAGGGAGACTACCAAACTACCCAGCTCTCCGGCGGCGATCGCCTGGAGATCGTCCACTTCGTGGGCGGCGGCTAG
- a CDS encoding thiazole synthase, with product MTNTTDKLVIAGREFTSRLMVGTGKYASNEQMVAAIEASGAEIITVAVRRVNITDRSKESLLDFIDTKKYTLLPNTAGCYTADDAIRTCRLAREAGMSDMVKLEVLGDEKTLFPDNEELLKAAKVLVKEGFTVLPYTSDDPIVCKKLEEIGCAAVMPLGAPIGSGLGIRNPYNIRIILDTVKVPVIVDAGVGTASDAAIAMELGVDGVLMNTGIAGANDPIAMAEAMNLAVRAGRLAYRAGRIPKKLYATASSPIEGMVG from the coding sequence ATGACCAACACGACCGACAAACTGGTGATCGCCGGGAGGGAATTCACGTCCCGCCTCATGGTCGGTACCGGGAAGTATGCCAGCAACGAGCAGATGGTGGCGGCTATCGAAGCCTCCGGGGCGGAGATCATCACCGTCGCGGTGCGGCGCGTGAACATCACCGACCGCTCCAAGGAATCGCTCCTCGACTTCATCGACACGAAAAAGTACACCCTCCTCCCGAACACCGCCGGCTGCTACACCGCCGACGACGCCATCCGTACCTGCCGGCTCGCCCGGGAGGCGGGGATGTCCGACATGGTGAAGCTGGAGGTCCTCGGCGACGAGAAGACCCTCTTCCCCGACAACGAGGAGCTGCTCAAAGCGGCAAAGGTCCTGGTGAAGGAGGGGTTCACGGTCCTCCCCTACACGAGCGACGACCCCATCGTCTGCAAAAAGCTGGAGGAGATCGGCTGCGCCGCGGTGATGCCGCTGGGGGCTCCCATCGGCAGCGGCCTCGGCATCCGCAACCCCTACAACATCCGGATCATCCTCGACACGGTGAAGGTGCCGGTCATCGTCGACGCCGGGGTGGGAACCGCCTCAGACGCCGCCATCGCCATGGAGCTCGGCGTGGACGGCGTCCTCATGAACACCGGCATCGCCGGGGCGAATGACCCCATTGCCATGGCCGAGGCGATGAACCTGGCGGTCCGGGCAGGGCGCCTCGCCTACCGTGCGGGACGGATCCCGAAGAAGCTCTACGCCACGGCCTCCAGCCCCATCGAGGGAATGGTCGGCTAG
- the thiE gene encoding thiamine phosphate synthase, whose protein sequence is MPTPFPLYLITDRHQTAGRPLLDVVGEALAGGVRGVQLREKDLPPRELLELAHALRELTGRFGARLLVNDRVDIALAAKADGVHLGEASIPADAARRLLGPERLIGVSCHSLAGARGAEERGADFITFGPVFFTPSKASYGPPAGVAALAETVRAVTLPVFALGGITRDNVAEVVGAGAAGIALISAIGTAESPREAARNLLSLLPSPSRI, encoded by the coding sequence ATGCCGACGCCGTTCCCCCTCTACCTCATCACCGACCGCCACCAGACGGCGGGGCGCCCCCTCCTCGACGTCGTGGGCGAGGCGCTGGCAGGGGGAGTGCGGGGGGTGCAGCTGCGGGAAAAGGACCTCCCGCCGCGGGAGCTCCTGGAGCTGGCCCACGCCCTGCGGGAGCTGACGGGGCGTTTCGGCGCCCGGCTCCTCGTCAATGACCGGGTCGATATCGCACTGGCGGCGAAGGCCGACGGCGTCCACCTCGGCGAGGCGAGCATCCCCGCCGACGCGGCGCGCCGGCTCCTCGGGCCGGAAAGGCTCATCGGCGTTTCCTGCCATTCCCTGGCCGGTGCCCGTGGGGCCGAGGAGCGGGGGGCGGACTTCATCACCTTCGGGCCGGTCTTTTTTACTCCGTCAAAGGCATCCTACGGCCCCCCCGCAGGGGTCGCCGCCCTTGCCGAGACCGTTCGGGCCGTTACGCTGCCGGTCTTCGCCCTCGGCGGTATCACGCGGGACAATGTCGCGGAGGTCGTCGGCGCCGGCGCGGCCGGCATAGCCCTGATCTCGGCCATCGGCACTGCAGAGAGTCCGCGGGAAGCGGCACGGAATCTCCTCTCGCTCCTCCCCTCCCCCTCCCGCATATAG
- a CDS encoding TIGR01212 family radical SAM protein (This family includes YhcC from E. coli K-12, an uncharacterized radical SAM protein.), with amino-acid sequence MPDQHLNPDLRINSYGTWLRRRFGCRVSKVNVDGGFTCPNRDGTRGTGGCVYCDNSSFSPGGTLPDKPIEQQMAEGMAYHRTRLGSEKFIVYFQKFTNTYAPEAKLRDLYGRALAHPDVVGISVGTRPDSLTDEALDLLEELARNRYVCIELGLQSMDDAILSRINRGHTLAEYLRAVERIAGRGIDLCTHLIYGFPGETRDGFLRTAGLIATLPVNSVKLHQLHAVKGTRLAEMYYRREFTPLSRDEYVTAACDFLELLPPQIAVQRLYGSAPLAIRVAPTWGLKNNQMWYAIVNELKRRDSWQGCRLDGACSSKVGNL; translated from the coding sequence ATGCCTGACCAACACCTCAACCCCGATCTTCGCATCAACTCCTACGGCACGTGGCTGCGGCGCCGCTTCGGCTGCCGGGTGAGCAAGGTGAACGTCGACGGCGGCTTCACCTGCCCGAACCGCGACGGCACCCGGGGAACGGGGGGGTGCGTCTACTGCGACAACAGCTCCTTCTCGCCGGGGGGGACCCTTCCCGACAAGCCGATCGAGCAGCAGATGGCGGAGGGGATGGCCTACCACCGCACCCGCCTCGGGAGCGAGAAGTTCATCGTCTATTTCCAGAAATTCACCAACACCTACGCCCCGGAGGCGAAGCTTCGGGACCTTTATGGCCGGGCACTGGCCCACCCCGACGTGGTCGGGATCTCCGTCGGTACCCGCCCCGACTCCCTCACCGACGAGGCCCTCGACCTGCTGGAGGAGCTCGCCCGGAATCGTTACGTCTGCATCGAGCTCGGCCTGCAGTCCATGGACGACGCCATCCTGAGCCGGATCAACCGCGGCCATACCCTGGCCGAATACCTCCGGGCGGTGGAGCGGATCGCCGGGCGGGGGATCGACCTCTGCACCCATCTGATCTATGGCTTTCCGGGGGAGACGCGGGACGGATTCCTCCGGACCGCCGGCCTCATCGCCACCCTTCCGGTGAACTCGGTGAAGCTCCATCAGCTTCACGCCGTGAAGGGGACCCGCCTTGCCGAGATGTATTACCGGCGCGAATTCACCCCGCTCTCCCGCGACGAATACGTGACCGCGGCCTGCGACTTCCTGGAGCTCCTCCCCCCGCAGATCGCCGTCCAGCGCCTCTACGGCTCGGCCCCCCTCGCCATCCGGGTGGCTCCCACCTGGGGGCTGAAGAACAATCAGATGTGGTACGCCATCGTCAACGAACTGAAGCGCCGCGACAGCTGGCAGGGGTGCCGGCTCGACGGCGCCTGCAGCAGCAAGGTCGGCAATCTCTGA
- a CDS encoding fumarylacetoacetate hydrolase family protein, whose protein sequence is MKTARITGTATQYAIGKILCIGRNYAEHIRELGNETPEAPVIFSKPASSVIGSGDAIVIPPYSKDCHHEAELALLVGRTGKDIPPEEALAHLAGYGIAIDLTLRDVQGELKKKGLPWDIAKGFDTACPLSDFAPVAQVADPQDLRIRLAVNGTLRQDGSTSLMIHPVRELISYLSGIFTLEPGDVILTGTPAGVGPLVSGDLVEAEIPGVGALRVSVK, encoded by the coding sequence ATGAAAACGGCCCGCATCACCGGCACCGCCACGCAGTACGCCATCGGCAAGATTCTCTGCATCGGCCGCAACTACGCCGAGCATATCCGGGAACTGGGGAACGAGACCCCCGAGGCGCCGGTAATCTTCTCCAAGCCAGCCTCGTCGGTCATCGGGAGCGGCGACGCCATCGTCATCCCCCCCTACTCGAAGGATTGCCACCACGAAGCGGAACTGGCTCTCCTCGTCGGACGGACGGGGAAGGATATCCCGCCGGAAGAGGCCCTGGCGCACCTCGCCGGCTACGGCATCGCCATCGACCTGACCCTGCGGGACGTCCAGGGAGAGCTGAAGAAAAAGGGGCTCCCCTGGGACATCGCCAAGGGGTTTGACACCGCCTGTCCCCTCTCGGACTTCGCCCCAGTCGCCCAGGTTGCCGACCCGCAGGATCTGCGGATCCGCCTCGCCGTCAACGGGACGCTCCGCCAGGACGGCTCCACCTCCCTCATGATCCACCCCGTGCGCGAACTGATCAGCTACCTCTCGGGAATCTTCACCCTGGAGCCGGGAGATGTGATTCTCACCGGCACTCCGGCGGGAGTCGGCCCCCTCGTCTCCGGCGATCTGGTCGAGGCGGAGATTCCCGGTGTCGGCGCGCTTCGGGTCTCCGTCAAATAA
- a CDS encoding methyl-accepting chemotaxis protein, with protein MARNLRLGSTLIRGLLTAGAVMALAGAAVTFRSSLPLAAIFLVNGAISIIVLRILSARKLVSRVNILAEAMNRGAEGDLTVPVADDESEDEFGMLSGNFSTMVQRLAGMVTNVNGAVTELKEIAATVRSAADSGLATAEVQALAVQGTTEGIRAIDRSVNEVACSVESLSRSASDNSASILQMSASIDEVASHVEELARAVEEVSSSIIQMATAEKSIGANVGGLMEDASGTASLVAEMERSIKQIEKSTVETAAIAEEVLRDAELGREAVESTISGIGEISRSSRTVAEAIETLSVRAGEIGSIISVIDEVADQTKLLALNASIIAAQAGEHGKGFAVVAHEIKELAKRTTSSTREIAQIIEGLQDETERAVVAIRHSEDRIAEGEQLSNRSGDALYKIVDGVKMAADQVSEIARTTVEQSLGSEHIRQAMERVADMVRQIVRATQEQTHGTELIMGAVGKMKGLTARVRNSTQEQRNTGALIVRSSEGISQMIATIRQACQVQAENSDKIVRAVEEMEQTAERNLATTRIMEGTVSGLSRQIGDLTVTMEGFRVAP; from the coding sequence ATGGCACGAAACCTTCGCCTCGGCTCGACCCTGATACGCGGGCTCCTGACCGCCGGCGCGGTCATGGCGCTCGCGGGCGCCGCTGTCACATTCCGATCCTCCCTCCCCCTCGCGGCAATTTTTCTCGTCAACGGGGCAATCTCGATCATCGTCCTCAGGATCCTCTCCGCCAGAAAACTGGTCAGCCGAGTCAACATATTGGCAGAGGCGATGAACCGGGGGGCCGAGGGGGACCTGACGGTGCCCGTGGCAGATGACGAGTCGGAGGACGAGTTCGGGATGCTCAGCGGCAACTTCTCCACCATGGTTCAGCGCCTCGCGGGGATGGTGACCAACGTCAACGGCGCCGTCACCGAGCTGAAGGAGATCGCCGCCACGGTCCGGAGCGCCGCCGACAGCGGTCTCGCCACGGCAGAGGTGCAGGCGCTGGCGGTCCAGGGGACGACGGAGGGAATCCGCGCCATCGACCGGTCGGTGAACGAGGTGGCATGCTCCGTGGAAAGCCTCTCCCGTTCGGCTTCCGACAACTCCGCCTCGATCCTTCAGATGTCGGCAAGCATCGACGAGGTCGCCTCCCACGTGGAAGAGCTGGCGCGGGCGGTGGAGGAGGTCAGCTCCTCCATTATCCAGATGGCCACCGCCGAGAAATCCATCGGCGCCAACGTCGGCGGCCTGATGGAGGACGCGTCGGGGACCGCCTCCCTGGTGGCCGAGATGGAACGCTCCATCAAGCAGATCGAGAAGAGCACCGTGGAGACCGCCGCCATCGCCGAAGAGGTGCTGCGGGATGCGGAGCTCGGCCGGGAGGCGGTGGAAAGCACCATCTCGGGAATCGGCGAGATCAGCCGCTCGTCCCGGACCGTGGCGGAGGCCATTGAAACCCTTTCGGTTCGCGCCGGCGAGATCGGCTCCATCATCTCGGTAATCGATGAGGTGGCCGACCAGACAAAGCTTCTGGCGCTCAACGCCTCCATCATTGCCGCCCAGGCGGGGGAGCACGGCAAGGGGTTCGCCGTGGTGGCCCACGAGATCAAGGAGCTGGCAAAGCGAACTACCTCCTCTACCCGGGAGATCGCCCAGATCATCGAAGGGCTGCAGGACGAAACCGAGCGGGCGGTCGTGGCGATCCGCCACTCCGAGGATCGGATTGCCGAAGGGGAACAGCTTTCCAACCGTTCCGGCGATGCGCTCTACAAGATCGTCGACGGGGTAAAGATGGCTGCGGACCAGGTGAGCGAAATCGCCCGGACCACGGTGGAGCAGTCCCTGGGGAGCGAGCATATCCGCCAGGCCATGGAACGTGTGGCGGATATGGTGAGGCAGATCGTCCGGGCCACCCAGGAACAGACCCACGGCACCGAGCTGATCATGGGGGCGGTGGGGAAAATGAAAGGGCTCACGGCGCGGGTCCGGAACTCGACCCAGGAGCAGCGCAACACCGGGGCGCTGATCGTCCGGTCGAGCGAAGGGATTTCCCAGATGATCGCCACCATTCGCCAGGCGTGTCAGGTTCAGGCGGAAAACAGCGACAAGATCGTCCGGGCGGTGGAAGAAATGGAGCAGACGGCGGAGCGCAACCTGGCGACCACCCGGATCATGGAAGGGACGGTTTCGGGGCTCTCCCGCCAGATCGGCGACCTGACGGTGACCATGGAGGGATTCCGCGTCGCGCCGTGA
- a CDS encoding cold-shock protein produces the protein MAKGVVKWFNDSKGFGFIEQDNGEDVFVHFSSIQGDGFKSLAEGQAVTFDVVQGAKGLQAANVMKA, from the coding sequence ATGGCAAAAGGTGTGGTGAAATGGTTCAATGACAGCAAGGGGTTCGGTTTCATCGAGCAGGATAACGGCGAGGATGTCTTCGTGCACTTCTCCTCCATTCAGGGCGACGGCTTCAAGTCCCTGGCCGAGGGACAGGCGGTGACCTTCGACGTGGTGCAGGGGGCGAAGGGGCTTCAGGCAGCCAACGTCATGAAAGCGTAA
- the ppdK gene encoding pyruvate, phosphate dikinase, which translates to MAAKYVYFFGNGQAEGRADMKNLLGGKGANLAEMTSIGLPVPSGFTITTDVCTYFYANGQQYPATLAAEVAENLKRVEALMGRTFGDPKNPLLVSVRSGARASMPGMMDTILNLGLNDETVQGIIAQSGDERFAYDAYRRFVQMYSDVVMGMEKDILEHLLEQKKEAKGVHLDTDLTAGDWRELVGVFKATIKETLGVAFPENPQDQLWGAIGAVFGSWMNQRAITYRRLNSIPADWGTAVNVQSMVFGNMGDDCATGVAFTRDPSTGENYFYGEYLVNAQGEDVVAGIRTPQPINKANGKDSCLPAMEDVLPECYQQLVQIRGILEKHYKDMQDIEFTIEKGKLYMLQTRNGKRTAKAAIKIAVDMVKEGLIDEKSAVLRVSPSQLDQLLHPSLDPKAKKTVIAKGLPASPGAASGEVVFTADEAESAARLGLKVILVRVETSPEDIHGMHAAQGILTARGGMTSHAAVVARGMGKCCVAGCGDIKVDYAANQFVTAKGELVKKGDIITLDGSTGEVMLGQVPTVPPQLTGDFGILMEWVDRFRTMKVRTNADTPNDSKVAREFGAEGIGLCRTEHMFFEAERIAAVREMILSEDVEGRKRALAKILPMQKGDFIGIFREMKGLPVTIRLLDPPLHEFLPQEEKDVEALSKTMGVSVQALKNKVDYLHEFNPMLGHRGCRLGLTFPEIYDMQVQAIMEAACELTKNEGFTIVPEIMIPLIATVTELSRLRANAVAVCEEVMARSGVKIDYLIGTMIELPRAALTADEIAREAEFFSFGTNDLTQTTFGLSRDDAGKFLPFYVESGLLEEDPFVSLDQNGVGQLVKMAVEKGRGVRSGIKLGICGEHGGDPASVIFCHRIGLDYVSCSPFRVPIARLAAAHAVLGE; encoded by the coding sequence ATGGCAGCAAAGTATGTCTATTTCTTCGGTAACGGCCAGGCCGAGGGGCGGGCCGACATGAAGAACCTGCTGGGGGGCAAGGGGGCCAACCTGGCGGAAATGACGAGCATCGGCCTTCCGGTTCCTTCCGGCTTTACCATCACTACCGACGTCTGTACCTACTTCTATGCCAACGGCCAGCAGTATCCCGCAACCCTTGCCGCCGAGGTGGCCGAGAACCTGAAGCGGGTCGAGGCCCTCATGGGGCGCACCTTCGGCGACCCGAAGAATCCGCTCCTCGTTTCGGTCCGTTCCGGCGCCCGGGCGTCCATGCCGGGGATGATGGACACCATCCTCAACCTCGGCCTCAACGACGAGACGGTGCAGGGGATCATCGCCCAGAGCGGTGACGAGCGCTTCGCCTACGACGCCTACCGCCGCTTCGTCCAGATGTACTCCGACGTCGTCATGGGGATGGAGAAGGATATCCTGGAGCACCTCCTGGAGCAGAAGAAGGAGGCGAAGGGGGTCCATCTCGACACCGACCTCACTGCTGGCGACTGGCGGGAGCTCGTCGGCGTCTTCAAGGCGACGATCAAGGAAACCCTCGGCGTGGCGTTCCCCGAGAATCCCCAGGACCAGCTCTGGGGGGCCATCGGCGCCGTCTTCGGCTCCTGGATGAACCAGCGGGCCATCACCTACCGCAGGCTCAACAGCATCCCCGCCGACTGGGGGACCGCCGTCAACGTCCAGTCCATGGTCTTCGGCAACATGGGCGACGACTGCGCCACCGGCGTTGCCTTCACCCGCGATCCCTCCACCGGCGAGAACTACTTCTACGGCGAATATCTGGTGAATGCCCAGGGCGAGGATGTGGTGGCCGGCATCCGGACGCCGCAGCCGATCAACAAGGCCAACGGCAAGGACTCCTGCCTCCCGGCCATGGAGGACGTGCTCCCCGAGTGCTACCAGCAGCTCGTCCAGATCCGCGGCATCCTGGAGAAGCACTACAAGGACATGCAGGACATCGAGTTCACCATCGAGAAGGGGAAGCTCTACATGCTTCAGACCCGCAACGGCAAGCGGACCGCCAAGGCGGCCATCAAGATTGCCGTCGACATGGTGAAGGAAGGGCTGATCGACGAGAAAAGCGCCGTGCTCCGGGTCTCCCCCTCTCAGCTCGACCAGCTTCTCCACCCCTCCCTCGATCCGAAGGCGAAGAAGACGGTGATCGCCAAGGGGCTGCCGGCCTCCCCCGGCGCCGCCAGCGGCGAGGTGGTCTTCACCGCCGACGAGGCCGAATCGGCGGCCCGCCTCGGCCTGAAGGTGATCCTGGTGCGGGTGGAGACCTCGCCGGAGGATATCCACGGCATGCACGCCGCCCAGGGGATCCTCACCGCCCGCGGCGGCATGACCTCCCATGCGGCGGTGGTTGCCCGCGGTATGGGGAAGTGCTGCGTGGCCGGCTGCGGCGACATCAAGGTCGACTATGCCGCCAACCAGTTCGTTACCGCCAAGGGTGAACTGGTGAAGAAGGGGGACATCATCACCCTCGACGGCTCCACCGGCGAGGTGATGCTCGGCCAGGTGCCGACGGTGCCCCCCCAGCTCACCGGCGATTTCGGCATCCTCATGGAGTGGGTCGACCGGTTCCGGACCATGAAGGTCCGCACCAACGCCGATACCCCCAACGACTCGAAGGTGGCGCGGGAGTTCGGCGCCGAGGGGATCGGCCTCTGCCGTACCGAACACATGTTCTTCGAGGCGGAGCGGATCGCCGCGGTGCGGGAGATGATCCTCTCCGAGGACGTGGAGGGGCGCAAGCGGGCCCTGGCCAAGATACTCCCGATGCAGAAGGGGGACTTCATCGGTATCTTCCGCGAGATGAAGGGGCTGCCGGTCACCATCCGGCTCCTCGATCCGCCGCTCCACGAGTTCCTCCCCCAGGAGGAGAAGGATGTCGAGGCTCTGTCAAAGACCATGGGGGTTTCGGTCCAGGCCCTCAAGAACAAGGTCGACTACCTCCACGAGTTCAACCCGATGCTCGGCCACCGCGGCTGCCGCCTCGGCCTCACCTTCCCGGAGATCTACGACATGCAGGTCCAGGCCATCATGGAGGCCGCCTGCGAGCTGACCAAAAACGAAGGGTTCACCATCGTTCCCGAGATCATGATCCCCCTCATCGCCACCGTCACTGAACTGTCGCGGCTCAGGGCGAACGCCGTTGCCGTCTGCGAGGAGGTCATGGCCCGCTCCGGCGTGAAGATCGACTACCTCATCGGGACCATGATCGAGCTCCCCCGGGCGGCGCTGACCGCCGACGAGATCGCCCGGGAGGCCGAGTTCTTCTCCTTCGGTACCAACGACCTGACCCAGACCACCTTCGGCCTCTCCCGCGACGATGCCGGCAAGTTCCTTCCGTTCTACGTGGAATCGGGGCTGCTGGAGGAGGACCCCTTCGTCTCCCTCGACCAGAATGGCGTCGGCCAGCTCGTGAAGATGGCGGTGGAGAAGGGGCGCGGCGTCCGGTCCGGCATCAAGCTCGGCATCTGCGGCGAGCACGGCGGCGATCCCGCCTCGGTCATCTTCTGCCACCGGATCGGCCTCGACTACGTCTCCTGCTCGCCGTTCCGGGTCCCCATCGCCCGGCTTGCGGCGGCCCACGCCGTGCTGGGGGAGTGA